One genomic segment of Stigmatella aurantiaca includes these proteins:
- a CDS encoding multicopper oxidase domain-containing protein has translation MVQPLPNPVFKFLLNGVEFDPHAPPRKLSLGVVEEWHVTSTGFPEFFPGHPFHIHTNLFHFTDEQGSVARA, from the coding sequence ATGGTGCAACCGCTGCCCAATCCGGTTTTCAAATTCCTGCTCAACGGCGTTGAGTTCGATCCCCATGCGCCCCCACGCAAGCTGAGCCTGGGCGTGGTGGAGGAGTGGCACGTCACCAGTACGGGCTTCCCGGAGTTCTTCCCGGGCCATCCTTTCCATATTCACACCAATCTCTTCCATTTCACGGATGAGCAGGGAAGTGTCGCACGAGCATGA